In Cervus canadensis isolate Bull #8, Minnesota chromosome 6, ASM1932006v1, whole genome shotgun sequence, one DNA window encodes the following:
- the SERINC5 gene encoding serine incorporator 5 isoform X2, which yields MYALYFILVVIICCIMMSNTVANEMREHIPYFEDICKGIKAGDTCEKLVGYSAVYRVCFGMACFFFLFCLLTLNVNNSKSCRAYIHNGFWFFKLLLLGAMCSGAFFIPDQETFLNAWRYVGAVGGFLFIVIQLLLLVEFAHKWNKNWTAGTATNKLWYASLSLVTLVAYSITTGGLIWMAVFYTQKDGCLENKILLGVNGGLCLLMSVVSISPSVRDRQPHSGILQSGLISCYVTYLTFSALSSKPAEVVLDEHGKNVTICVPNFGQDLYRDKTLVAGLGTAILCVCILYSCLTSTTRSSSDALQGRYTAPELEVARCCFCFGSGGEDAEEKRNMKEGPRVIYDEKKGTVYSYAYFHFMFFLASLYVMMTVTNWFNYESANIETFFSGSWSIFWVKMASCWICVLLYLGTLVAPLCRPSPQYSV from the exons atCCCTTATTTTGAAGATATCTGTAAAGGCATTAAAGCTGGTGACACCTGTGAGAAGCTGGTGGGGTATTCTGCAGTATACAGAGTCTGTTTTGGAATGgcctgtttcttcttcctcttctgcctcctgaccttgaacgtcaACAACAGTAAAAGCTGTAGAGCCTACATTCACAATGG cttTTGGTTCTTTAAACTTCTGCTGTTGGGGGCCATGTGCTCAGGAGCCTTCTTCATTCCAGATCAGGAGACCTTTCTGAATG CCTGGCGCTATGTGGGAGCTGTTGGAGGCTTCCTCTTCATAGTCATCCAGCTCCTCTTGCTTGTGGAGTTTGCACATAAATGGAACAAGAACTG GACTGCAGGCACAGCTACCAACAAGCTGTGGTACGCCTCTCTGTCCCTGGTGACCCTCGTCGCGTACTCCATCACCACGGGAGGTTTGATTTGGATGGCAGTGTTTTATACCCAGAAAGATGGCtgcttggaaaataaaattctccTGGGAGTAAATGGAGGCCTGTGTCTACTTATGTCAGTGGTatccatctcaccttctgtccgAGATC GACAGCCGCACTCTGGGATATTGCAGTCGGGTCTCATCAGCTGCTATGTCACATACCTCACGTTCTCAGCCCTCTCCAGCAAACCTGCAGAAGTAG TCCTAGACGAACACGGGAAGAACGTCACCATCTGTGTGCCTAACTTTGGCCAGGACCTATACAGGGACAAGACCTTGGTTGCTGGTCTGGGCACTGccatcttgtgtgtgtgcatattgtATTCATG TTTGACATCGACGACAAGATCAAGTTCTGATGCTCTGCAGGGCCGGTACACAGCTCCCGAGCTGGAA GTAGCCCGGTGTTGCTTTTGCTTCGGCTCTGGGGGAGAGG ACGCTGAAGAGAAGCGGAATATGAAAGAGGGCCCACGGGTCATTTATGATGAGAAGAAAGGCACCGTCTACAGCTATGCCTATTTCCACTTCATGTTCTTCTTGGCTTCCCTCTATGTGATGATGACCGTCACCAACTGGTTCAA CTACGAAAGTGCCAACATCGAGACCTTCTTCAGCGGGAGCTGGTCCATCTTTTGGGTTAAGATGGCTTCCTGCTGGATATGTGTTCTCCTGTACCTGGGTACGCTGGTCGCCCCACTCTGTCGACCCTCTCCACAGTACTCCGTGTGA